From the Cloacibacillus sp. genome, one window contains:
- a CDS encoding AAA family ATPase produces MMENGYYVKLLGAPELFENNQKVNFPFLKAKILALLIIEERHVSREKAVALLWSEKSSEAGRRNLSNALCCIRTIAPFIHVTSSALGLSECFELRRDIDNLTNIKSLEASKMAALFDVYMDLPKLDDLPLFEEWLSGRRDEYRGRLIENVKKRAQMMEQLNAAFSLADAVMCYEWLVKWEPYNEVINGELVRLYIKTDQKIKAAEAAKRFSLRIENDLGVKQSLASAPPLVQRCKKEFSIAALRLPTDDNPLERNNELVKILAFLSEEPDRDLVLPASVFVWGEEGIGKNVLINDIDAKLAKTGWKCSHIRCFQEEMNRPLASILKFLYDGSDESELEHPYLTEKNIPSLIQELIKKCSLNCSYKTLLIVENIQWMDSSSWMILEAILWNSDSPRYIIVSGYEEARSLFMYRAGFIDEDFKKLEIFLGRFNRKETETICRQLKKDVEWSKEQLDDIYAKTEGNPFFIREMLDFYCDAGEYRSVKSPESRFLYRAEILSETEKFFLEAVAVFGDGVSMLQIADILQLEPLAIANSYKNIKLQGLLREYINDKGEIFYSFTHPRIREDFLAKMSVSLKKALHVKILDYLKKDQARSFRGEQEYSLLIYHSSEASFKEEELMWRIERLKFHFQHTHVISPVLSDQEITGYNPSTGDTGYVMDDIEGASALLDNLIRAHGRNERLLWAERELLIIGAGYNCWKGNFTEARTILEEVLKKALRDGTSTNIINVCEQLCYLAVETDDPKMLGVYAKKVYRLAMMEHDHLWIGTALRFLATFQLMECRYDAAVRLLDMSVRLFEKLEEEGVSYTTSLIAAEHTKGNINIARENYSEALSHFKNCMYMGESLILHRGQSLFLTKAGYCLIRLGRDKEAEEILIRTERFNNIIGSSREHFGVLQNGAITLILLGYLSAKNDDWQLAEDYWNSADKLVKKIMRPVWKGILYWVKWSLLEAGLTPPHEFARLFFSENKEWYHSAYIKILNKSSWNY; encoded by the coding sequence ATGATGGAAAATGGATATTATGTAAAGCTGCTGGGTGCGCCGGAACTTTTTGAGAATAATCAAAAGGTGAATTTTCCCTTTTTAAAGGCAAAAATCCTTGCCCTACTCATAATAGAAGAACGTCATGTCTCTCGTGAAAAGGCAGTCGCGTTACTGTGGAGCGAAAAATCCTCCGAAGCTGGAAGGCGCAACCTTAGTAATGCGCTTTGCTGTATTAGAACTATAGCGCCATTTATACATGTGACAAGCTCTGCTTTAGGATTGTCTGAATGTTTTGAATTAAGGCGTGATATTGATAATTTGACCAACATCAAATCTCTTGAGGCTTCAAAAATGGCCGCGCTGTTCGACGTGTATATGGATCTGCCTAAACTGGACGATTTGCCTCTGTTTGAAGAATGGCTCTCTGGACGAAGAGACGAGTATCGCGGGCGGCTGATTGAAAATGTAAAAAAGCGCGCTCAGATGATGGAGCAGCTCAACGCGGCCTTTTCTCTCGCGGATGCGGTCATGTGCTACGAATGGCTTGTAAAGTGGGAGCCATACAATGAAGTCATCAACGGGGAGCTTGTTCGGCTTTATATCAAAACTGACCAGAAGATCAAGGCGGCGGAAGCGGCGAAGAGATTTTCTCTAAGAATAGAGAATGACCTTGGCGTGAAACAAAGCCTTGCATCCGCCCCTCCGCTTGTTCAAAGGTGTAAAAAAGAATTTTCCATAGCTGCGCTGCGCCTGCCCACGGACGATAATCCGCTTGAGCGAAATAACGAGTTGGTGAAGATACTTGCGTTTTTATCGGAAGAGCCTGATCGTGATTTAGTGTTGCCAGCCTCGGTGTTTGTATGGGGTGAAGAGGGCATTGGCAAAAACGTATTAATAAACGACATCGATGCAAAATTGGCAAAAACGGGATGGAAATGCAGCCATATCCGTTGTTTTCAAGAAGAAATGAACCGTCCGCTAGCTTCAATCCTCAAGTTTCTCTATGATGGCAGTGATGAAAGCGAACTTGAGCACCCCTACCTTACAGAAAAAAACATCCCGTCGCTGATTCAGGAACTTATCAAAAAATGTTCGCTCAACTGCAGTTATAAAACGCTGCTGATTGTGGAAAATATTCAATGGATGGATAGCTCGTCGTGGATGATTCTGGAGGCTATATTGTGGAATAGTGATTCTCCGAGATATATTATCGTCAGTGGTTATGAAGAGGCCAGAAGCTTATTTATGTATAGAGCCGGCTTTATTGACGAAGATTTTAAGAAACTGGAAATATTCCTTGGCCGTTTTAACAGAAAAGAAACAGAGACAATTTGCAGACAGTTAAAAAAAGATGTGGAATGGAGCAAGGAACAACTGGACGACATTTATGCAAAGACTGAAGGAAATCCGTTTTTTATTCGGGAGATGCTGGATTTTTATTGTGACGCCGGAGAATATCGAAGCGTAAAGTCGCCCGAGAGTCGTTTTTTGTACCGCGCGGAGATACTCTCCGAAACCGAAAAATTTTTTTTAGAGGCGGTGGCTGTTTTTGGAGATGGCGTTTCCATGCTTCAAATTGCAGACATATTGCAACTAGAGCCTCTTGCCATCGCAAATAGTTATAAAAATATAAAACTCCAGGGTCTTTTGAGGGAATATATAAACGATAAAGGAGAAATTTTTTACTCGTTCACGCACCCTAGGATAAGAGAAGACTTTCTGGCTAAAATGTCTGTCTCGCTGAAAAAAGCGCTTCATGTGAAGATACTTGATTATCTGAAAAAGGATCAAGCAAGGAGCTTTAGAGGGGAACAGGAATATTCCCTGCTTATATATCATTCTTCTGAGGCGTCTTTCAAGGAAGAGGAATTAATGTGGAGAATTGAACGGCTGAAGTTCCACTTTCAACACACACATGTTATTTCCCCTGTACTGAGCGATCAAGAGATAACGGGCTATAATCCTTCAACTGGAGATACCGGATATGTTATGGATGATATAGAGGGCGCCTCCGCACTGTTGGACAACCTTATACGGGCGCATGGCCGTAACGAAAGGCTGCTGTGGGCGGAGAGAGAACTTTTGATTATTGGCGCCGGCTATAACTGTTGGAAGGGAAATTTTACAGAGGCGCGGACGATCCTAGAAGAGGTGTTGAAAAAAGCGCTGAGGGACGGAACTTCCACCAATATAATCAACGTCTGTGAACAGCTCTGTTATCTTGCCGTTGAAACTGACGATCCGAAAATGTTGGGTGTCTATGCTAAGAAGGTTTATAGACTGGCAATGATGGAGCACGATCATTTATGGATAGGAACGGCTTTGAGATTTCTTGCAACATTTCAACTTATGGAATGCCGCTACGACGCAGCTGTCAGGCTGTTGGACATGTCTGTCCGCCTCTTTGAAAAACTTGAGGAGGAGGGTGTTAGTTACACGACCTCTCTTATCGCCGCCGAACATACAAAAGGCAATATCAATATAGCCAGGGAAAATTATAGCGAGGCTCTCTCCCATTTTAAAAATTGCATGTATATGGGCGAATCTCTAATATTGCATCGAGGACAGTCTCTCTTTTTGACAAAGGCTGGATATTGCCTTATTCGTCTTGGGAGAGACAAAGAGGCCGAGGAGATACTTATCAGAACGGAGCGTTTCAACAATATCATTGGCTCTAGCCGTGAGCATTTCGGCGTCTTACAAAATGGAGCTATCACTTTAATACTGTTGGGGTATTTGAGTGCAAAAAATGATGACTGGCAGCTGGCGGAAGATTACTGGAACAGCGCGGATAAACTTGTAAAGAAAATAATGCGTCCTGTCTGGAAGGGGATACTGTACTGGGTAAAGTGGTCTCTTTTGGAGGCCGGTCTCACGCCGCCGCATGAGTTTGCAAGGTTGTTTTTTAGTGAAAATAAAGAATGGTATCATTCTGCATATATAAAAATTTTGAACAAGTCCAGTTGGAATTATTAA
- a CDS encoding helix-turn-helix domain-containing protein yields METKKMTEMFDKAKVLFSHFNSPDFYKFLFSQMEAEMPAAKAMLIYAYDAEQQCLRIEHAYGFERNVKGSHQLLASEGLCGGVFSTGQSRLISNPYEIKGVAGDVELLVELMRLDKGNQSPFPSSIITVPILLEEHTYGVIMLLNFSPKDTFSQRNLDYVEGMAQIVALHCKFERLNNENVHMQEELSLIEGVLERDADMQLYSGVVSAAFSAVFFKGQEFSEMLKLASSYISLPMALYNMFLERLSCTDDAEDYFLPVNIMDAIRQGAPQKRRQCLVQGDKVVYFIKVQYGGMTRGILAIWAPNELISKKTWVIIETLVFYLSLVWLKKASVNEYNRNLKSELLTGILSGKRDSSLLTKVKMLGLEKSSSFFVLLVSVPDVVNHLDYCEKQDGISLVRSLEETIKGKTEGNIIVPEYNDICIIASCSTPECSTRRYNNIVNDLIKSITAQKPELTVSGSRIYETIYNVRKCYWEANQCLTIINKYFIHRKSANYLDMGVLRLLLTQKKEDIEAYLEDILGPVEEYDKSRDTDLLRTLFYYARFNKSIRYVSAKLNIHPNTLYQRIKKTEDLLGYDFENPMDWFDIQAASIMYGLVYTDLITKL; encoded by the coding sequence ATGGAAACTAAAAAAATGACAGAGATGTTTGATAAAGCCAAGGTCCTTTTCAGCCATTTCAACTCGCCCGATTTTTATAAATTTTTGTTTTCGCAAATGGAGGCTGAGATGCCCGCCGCGAAAGCCATGCTTATATATGCCTATGATGCAGAGCAGCAATGTCTGCGTATAGAACATGCGTATGGATTTGAACGCAACGTAAAAGGCAGCCATCAACTGCTTGCCTCGGAGGGGCTTTGCGGCGGAGTCTTTTCCACCGGCCAGAGCCGGCTCATATCAAACCCGTATGAGATAAAGGGCGTTGCCGGCGATGTGGAGCTGCTGGTGGAATTGATGCGGCTTGACAAGGGCAACCAGTCGCCCTTTCCCTCGTCGATAATCACGGTGCCAATATTGCTGGAGGAGCACACATACGGAGTGATAATGCTCTTAAATTTTTCTCCAAAGGATACCTTCTCCCAACGCAATCTTGACTATGTGGAGGGCATGGCTCAAATAGTCGCGCTTCACTGCAAGTTTGAGCGTTTAAATAATGAAAACGTACATATGCAGGAGGAGCTTTCCCTGATAGAGGGCGTCCTTGAACGCGATGCTGATATGCAGCTCTATTCCGGCGTTGTGTCGGCGGCTTTCAGCGCAGTATTCTTCAAGGGACAGGAATTTTCCGAAATGCTCAAGCTGGCATCTTCATATATTTCGCTTCCGATGGCCTTATATAATATGTTCCTTGAAAGACTCAGCTGCACGGATGACGCAGAGGATTACTTCCTCCCAGTGAATATAATGGATGCTATCCGCCAAGGTGCGCCGCAAAAAAGGCGTCAATGTCTGGTGCAGGGCGATAAAGTCGTCTATTTTATCAAAGTGCAGTATGGCGGGATGACGCGCGGCATCTTAGCCATTTGGGCGCCGAACGAACTCATCTCCAAAAAAACATGGGTGATAATAGAGACGCTTGTGTTTTATCTTTCGCTCGTATGGCTAAAAAAAGCTTCTGTGAATGAATATAACAGAAACCTGAAAAGCGAACTTCTGACCGGCATATTGTCGGGTAAGCGTGACAGCAGTCTGTTGACGAAGGTAAAAATGCTCGGACTGGAAAAAAGCAGCAGCTTTTTTGTACTGCTGGTCTCCGTCCCGGATGTCGTCAATCATCTTGACTACTGTGAAAAACAGGATGGAATATCTCTTGTCCGCTCACTTGAAGAAACCATAAAGGGAAAAACAGAAGGGAACATCATCGTCCCCGAATATAATGACATCTGCATTATCGCGTCGTGTAGCACCCCAGAATGCAGCACGCGCAGATACAATAATATAGTCAATGATCTGATAAAATCCATAACGGCTCAAAAACCGGAACTGACGGTAAGCGGCAGCCGAATATATGAGACGATATATAACGTCAGAAAATGTTACTGGGAAGCCAACCAGTGCCTTACTATAATAAACAAATACTTCATTCACAGAAAAAGCGCGAACTATCTTGATATGGGAGTGCTGCGCCTTCTTTTGACGCAAAAAAAAGAGGACATAGAAGCTTATCTGGAAGATATCCTTGGGCCGGTTGAGGAATATGACAAAAGCAGGGATACAGATTTGCTCCGAACTCTCTTCTATTATGCGCGCTTCAATAAATCAATCAGATACGTTTCCGCGAAGCTTAATATTCACCCTAACACACTCTACCAAAGGATAAAAAAGACAGAAGACCTTCTCGGGTACGATTTTGAAAATCCGATGGATTGGTTCGATATTCAGGCGGCAAGCATCATGTACGGATTAGTATATACAGACCTAATAACTAAGCTCTAA
- the mobB gene encoding molybdopterin-guanine dinucleotide biosynthesis protein B → MRIFAVSGFSKTGKTTVTEALIRSISGRGLLVATIKDSGCKDIAMENTGSDTGRQRAAGASAAVLRTPEVTSFVYGRQLTLCEILPCLNFDVVILEGFKKLDIPKIVTASSIEEAASLCTSQTFALSGKAAECLGHLEDIPLLNCFTEADKLTELALRRAWEDVGLVLEKAEGSY, encoded by the coding sequence ATGCGTATCTTTGCAGTCAGCGGTTTCTCAAAGACCGGAAAAACTACGGTAACAGAGGCGCTTATCCGCTCTATTTCAGGACGCGGCCTGTTGGTGGCTACGATCAAGGACAGCGGCTGCAAAGATATCGCAATGGAGAACACGGGGTCGGACACGGGCCGTCAAAGAGCGGCGGGAGCCTCCGCCGCCGTACTTAGAACTCCAGAGGTCACATCCTTCGTTTACGGGAGACAGCTTACGCTTTGTGAGATACTTCCGTGTTTGAACTTCGACGTCGTGATTCTTGAAGGATTCAAGAAACTGGACATCCCCAAAATTGTAACAGCTTCGTCTATCGAAGAGGCCGCGTCACTTTGTACATCGCAGACATTCGCGCTTTCCGGCAAAGCCGCAGAGTGCTTGGGGCATCTTGAAGATATTCCGCTCTTAAACTGTTTTACTGAGGCGGATAAACTGACTGAGCTTGCGCTGCGGCGCGCCTGGGAAGATGTCGGCTTGGTGCTGGAGAAAGCGGAGGGATCATATTGA
- a CDS encoding sodium:alanine symporter family protein, translating to MDNVIMKFILAFSGWIWGDPMLYILGLGGVFLMVRLGFIQIRYFKYIWSQTLGKIFDKSTDESAAGTLKPIQALSTALANTVGAGNIVGVGLAIAWGGPGAVFWMWLLGIIGMSTKFAEAVLGQKYRTRNEKGDYVGGAQYFLSGGLRKYHLGWLGAFYACALVGQCFADCMVQCNAIVGSLNEAFGLNIYVAGAVITLTAGVCLFGEVKRIGAIAEKLVPTMAGLYILATIIVVVCNLGKLPGVISLIFTYAFTPIAAVGGFAGATLATTMRWGIARGAYSNQAGDGTAAVAHATAITDHPVRQGFYAVMEVFLDTIVVCSCTAFAILISGVWTAPDVAEKASVLTTVAFSSQWGFFGKVLVAVSLTLFAWTSILAYAWYGEKQAEFLGGYKFSVFMRCVFIGCIFAGTFWNAELLWPFMDLFFAFMILPSMLGVVLMNGEVVALVKEFFNTPGKYYLKDIDSGK from the coding sequence ATGGACAACGTAATTATGAAATTTATCCTTGCTTTCTCGGGGTGGATATGGGGCGATCCGATGCTCTATATTCTTGGTTTAGGCGGAGTATTTTTGATGGTGCGCCTCGGATTTATCCAGATTCGTTATTTTAAATATATCTGGAGCCAGACACTGGGTAAAATATTTGATAAATCCACGGATGAAAGCGCCGCAGGGACGCTAAAACCGATTCAGGCTCTTTCAACGGCTCTAGCTAACACTGTGGGCGCGGGAAACATCGTAGGCGTTGGACTCGCTATTGCTTGGGGCGGTCCAGGAGCAGTCTTCTGGATGTGGCTGCTTGGAATTATTGGAATGAGCACTAAATTTGCGGAGGCCGTTCTTGGGCAGAAGTACAGGACGCGGAACGAGAAGGGTGATTATGTCGGCGGGGCTCAGTATTTCTTAAGCGGCGGTCTGCGAAAATATCACCTTGGATGGCTCGGCGCATTTTACGCCTGCGCCTTGGTTGGTCAGTGTTTTGCGGACTGTATGGTGCAGTGTAATGCTATAGTTGGTTCTCTTAACGAGGCATTTGGGTTGAATATTTATGTGGCAGGCGCTGTTATCACGCTAACAGCAGGAGTTTGTCTTTTCGGTGAAGTCAAACGTATCGGTGCTATTGCAGAGAAACTTGTACCTACAATGGCCGGGCTATATATTCTTGCTACAATAATAGTGGTTGTCTGCAATCTGGGTAAACTTCCTGGAGTTATCTCTTTGATATTCACCTATGCCTTTACTCCTATTGCGGCGGTGGGTGGTTTTGCTGGAGCTACATTAGCTACCACTATGCGCTGGGGGATTGCAAGAGGCGCTTATTCGAATCAGGCAGGCGATGGAACTGCGGCGGTCGCGCACGCTACCGCTATAACAGACCATCCTGTTCGTCAGGGTTTTTATGCCGTGATGGAAGTATTCCTTGATACGATAGTAGTCTGCTCCTGCACCGCTTTTGCGATATTGATTTCTGGTGTCTGGACCGCGCCTGACGTGGCTGAAAAAGCCTCTGTGCTGACGACGGTTGCCTTCTCCTCTCAATGGGGTTTCTTCGGCAAAGTGCTCGTTGCTGTCAGTCTTACATTGTTTGCATGGACAAGTATCCTGGCATACGCATGGTATGGTGAAAAACAGGCTGAATTCCTCGGCGGCTATAAATTCTCCGTATTTATGCGCTGTGTTTTTATAGGCTGTATATTTGCTGGAACGTTCTGGAATGCGGAACTGTTATGGCCGTTTATGGATCTATTCTTTGCGTTTATGATACTTCCAAGTATGTTGGGTGTTGTGCTCATGAATGGAGAAGTCGTAGCTCTTGTAAAAGAATTTTTCAACACGCCCGGTAAGTACTACCTGAAAGATATCGACTCGGGCAAATAG
- a CDS encoding molybdenum cofactor guanylyltransferase translates to MNVSAIILAGGKSSRFGSDKSLLKVDDKLLIERSIETWGDLFAEVVIVSDTGNKFLIPGVTETKDIYTERGPLGGVHAGLTVSSCKWSFVAACDMPSINRNLILKLFEATSENVKIILPHHDGVIEPLCALYHADCLSCAEKMLSADSNCILDMYDMLPTIYLKSENCFFNINYQEDAEKIHEIQSNLSKRYKRRLHTFCGEKGLRRQ, encoded by the coding sequence TTGAATGTTTCCGCCATCATCCTCGCCGGCGGGAAAAGCAGCCGTTTCGGCAGTGACAAAAGCCTTCTTAAGGTAGATGACAAGCTGCTCATAGAGCGCTCTATAGAAACGTGGGGGGACCTTTTTGCAGAGGTGGTCATTGTAAGCGACACTGGCAACAAATTTCTTATCCCAGGAGTCACGGAAACTAAGGACATCTACACAGAACGAGGCCCATTGGGCGGGGTCCACGCGGGGTTGACCGTTTCAAGCTGCAAGTGGTCTTTCGTAGCCGCCTGCGACATGCCCAGCATCAACAGAAACTTGATACTCAAACTCTTCGAGGCGACATCAGAAAACGTAAAAATAATACTCCCGCATCACGACGGAGTGATAGAACCTCTTTGCGCCCTATATCACGCAGACTGCCTTTCCTGCGCGGAAAAGATGCTGAGCGCAGACAGCAACTGCATCCTGGACATGTACGATATGCTTCCGACGATTTATTTAAAGAGTGAAAACTGCTTTTTCAACATCAATTATCAGGAAGACGCGGAAAAAATACACGAGATCCAATCAAATCTTTCAAAGAGATATAAACGAAGACTACATACTTTTTGTGGTGAAAAGGGGCTCAGACGGCAATGA
- the nhaC gene encoding Na+/H+ antiporter NhaC, translating into MSESTNKLPSFGSSLLSLVVIVAILMVGILTLHVDLHILLILGLLSTILIAMSQGFSFEKLSGAMAGGVTRGLPAMFIFILIGVLIGSWISAGTVPALMYYGLKLISPAIFLPMAFLLCSLTSLCTGTSWGTAGTMGVAMMGMGMGLGMPASWVAGAVVSGAVFGDKMSPISDTTVLASVTAGAGLYDHIKAMLYTTIPAFIIALALYVVLGLQYASGELNLKDVELITSTLEKTFNLNPLVMIPFFVLLALSLMKVPATAAMFIGALTGSLVGMLFQGLSFAQVLTAMNYGYSHSTNVALVDKILMRGGIQSMMWTFSLSFLALSLGGVLEEAGFLKVLISGVMNRIHSAGALVLTVIVSCTISTAAMAEVYLGIILNGTVYKKCFEDRGLKPAMLSRLTEEGSTCMGSMIPWTTMGAFISGTLGVPTWDYAPFAFLNYLTPLISIIFAYLGMAIFWKGSENKLFSGKTPPVSK; encoded by the coding sequence ATGTCAGAATCAACCAATAAGCTCCCTAGTTTTGGCTCGTCGCTTCTTTCTTTGGTAGTGATAGTCGCCATATTGATGGTGGGTATATTGACGCTGCATGTGGATTTACACATATTGCTGATATTGGGGCTTCTTTCAACAATACTTATTGCCATGTCGCAGGGGTTCAGTTTTGAAAAACTTTCCGGCGCAATGGCCGGAGGCGTTACGAGAGGCCTGCCGGCAATGTTTATCTTTATTCTTATTGGCGTGCTCATCGGTTCATGGATCTCAGCCGGAACGGTTCCGGCTCTTATGTACTATGGCTTAAAGTTGATATCCCCAGCCATTTTCCTGCCTATGGCCTTCCTGCTCTGCTCGCTCACTTCTCTCTGCACCGGTACATCATGGGGCACGGCGGGAACCATGGGAGTGGCTATGATGGGAATGGGGATGGGACTTGGAATGCCGGCCTCCTGGGTTGCAGGCGCGGTTGTATCCGGCGCTGTATTCGGCGACAAGATGTCTCCCATTTCAGACACAACGGTCCTTGCCTCCGTCACAGCTGGCGCCGGGCTGTATGACCACATTAAAGCCATGCTATACACTACTATACCGGCATTCATCATAGCTCTCGCTCTTTATGTCGTGCTCGGCCTGCAGTACGCAAGCGGAGAACTCAACCTCAAAGATGTGGAGCTTATCACCTCGACGCTTGAAAAGACCTTTAATTTAAATCCGCTGGTGATGATCCCATTCTTCGTGCTGCTTGCCTTAAGTCTTATGAAGGTTCCCGCGACTGCGGCTATGTTTATCGGCGCGCTGACAGGCTCGCTTGTTGGGATGCTTTTCCAAGGACTCTCGTTCGCGCAGGTACTGACCGCGATGAACTACGGCTACTCACACTCCACCAACGTGGCGCTTGTTGACAAGATCCTCATGCGCGGCGGCATCCAGAGCATGATGTGGACCTTCTCTCTATCGTTCCTTGCTCTTTCCTTAGGCGGCGTACTTGAAGAAGCAGGGTTCCTCAAAGTGCTCATCAGCGGAGTGATGAATAGGATCCACAGCGCTGGCGCGCTTGTTTTGACTGTAATCGTTTCCTGCACTATCTCTACTGCCGCGATGGCTGAAGTTTACCTTGGCATCATCCTCAACGGCACGGTTTATAAAAAATGTTTCGAGGACAGAGGCCTGAAACCCGCCATGCTCAGCAGGCTCACAGAAGAGGGTTCGACATGCATGGGTTCAATGATACCGTGGACGACGATGGGAGCCTTTATCTCGGGCACACTCGGCGTTCCTACATGGGACTACGCGCCCTTTGCCTTCCTCAACTATCTGACGCCGCTCATCTCAATAATATTCGCCTATCTTGGAATGGCAATCTTCTGGAAGGGCTCTGAGAATAAACTGTTCTCGGGTAAAACCCCGCCGGTATCAAAATAG